Within the Pseudomonas chlororaphis subsp. aurantiaca genome, the region CATGCGCAGCATCGTAACGAAGAGACTGAGGAGGGCAAAAAGGCCGAAGGGTTCTCCGAGTCGCTGGCGAAAACCCTTGAGGCCCATGTGTGGGTTAATGTCACCGGCTCGGCGATCGCCACGGTGAAGGACTTCAGCAAATTAGGCGGGTTGGTGGGGGATCTGCTCAAGGAGGGGGGCGAGTGGACCAAGCTGGGTGAAGGGCTCGCCAAGGTTGGCGAGGCCGTGGGTAAGGTGACGGAGGCCTTGGGGACCACAGTCGACGTAGTGAATGTCGGCTTCGATATCGCCGAGTTGGCCCAGGCCGAGACTTATGAACAGAAGGTCAGTTCCGGCGTCCAGCTGGGCCTGGATTCGCTCAATCTGGGGGTGGGCGCCGCCGGCATGATTGCGGCGGAGGTCGGTGCTGCGACCGCGGGGGCGTTTCTGGGCGCGCTGGCGGTGCCGCTCGCTGGCCTCGGCATTGGTATCGGTGCGCTGGTGGAAGATCTAGTGGCACTCTATGCAGAACATTACAAGATCAGCGGTGCATTCGACCAGCTTAGCGCGAACTACCAGGCGAAAGGCTATAAGCTCGATGACCAGGGCAATATGATACCGCTGGACGGCGTGACGATCAGCGAGTTGGATCTGGTCCACAATACCGTGACCTTCGGCAAAAACACCTTTAAGTCAGACTACGACAAACTCCAGTGGGACCTGCATGAAGGGTTCGGCGTCAACGGCGGTAAGCAGAACCGTCATGCCTGGGACACCGTGCAGTTGGAGGACAAGTATAAGGGCCGCAAGGTGGTGGTGCTGCCCTTCGCGCCGAACCAGACCAGCTCGCTTAACTATGACCCGATGGTGGGCGGAACCACGGGCACCGCTCTCTTTAACATGAACGGTAAAGAGGTAATGAAAGACGATGGCACGATGGGCACTATCGTTTTCTCGCCCCGCCAAGGCAAAGTGATGAGTTACAGCGAATGGCGTCGGGAGTTCTTCAACACCCGCGTCGACGTGCAGCTGGGCAAGGATAGTGTGAGCCTAGTGATGCCGGCTATGAAGCATTTGGACCCGGGCGGCATCGCCTATAAACCGCCCTACGCCATGAATTACAGCATCCACGGCGACGGCGGCCAATATACGTTGAATGTCAGCAATTATGGCCAGGCCTGGCTGTATGAACAGGATGCGAACGCTCCCTCGACCTGGGTGTTGTACGATCAAAAGAACGGCGATATCCGCTTTGATGGAGGGTATGTCCATATCGGCACCGCAACCGTATGGCTGGAGAAGCCGGCTGCCACCAAGCTCTATGTTTATCGTCAAAACGGTGAGGTGATTCACATCGACATGAGCGATGTGAACAAACCGAAAACGGAAGTCGTCGACTTCATCGCCGACAATAAGTATGTCCAGGCGCACATATACCGAAACAGATACTCATCGCTGATCGAGGATCTGGACGAAAAAGTCAGAAGTCTGAACCTGGGGTCAGCGACGGTCAATTGGCAACTTGACGGGAAGGCAATGACGGGACACTTTGTCCGCGGAACCAAGTACGTCACAGTCTTTTGGCCCGATGATGGAACCGCATCGGCGGGAACGATCTGGCACTATCGGCCTAATCGCATTGCGGCTAAACGCATGGAGGGGGAAGGGCTTGGGGGAGGGTTTTGGGATCCTGAACATTCTACCGCCCTGTCTGACGATGCGTTCGCAGGCTTCCATGCCGACTATTTCAAACAACATCCCAATACCTCTCTGGGCGACTTGGTGAGCGAGGCAAATCGTCGGGGGGTCAAAGACTTTGATGTGGTCGGTATGCCCGTCCAGGGTCAGCTAATGTCCGGTCGATACAGCGCCCAATCCAAGTCACTGGTTAGCGTTGACAAGCAAGGTCAGATCTGGGATTTGATGACAGGGGTGACCCCTGCCGTGGCCATCATCGGTTTCACCGAGGAGTGGTTCAAAGCACATTTAGGCCAATCGTTCCAAAACCTGCTCAATCAAATGGAACAACTGGCGCATTCACGCAGCGGGTTCGACGTGATCGGTATGCCGGGCATGTCTGCTGGTGATGGGCCGCTAAACGGCCACTATGATACGAAGACGAAAATATTCACAGCCACCAAACCAGACGGGGTGATCTTCGGTTATAACAACAGCACCCATGAGCTTGAACTACCGGGCTTTGATACGACATGGTTCAAGAATAATGGCGGCACCGCCGAGAACATGTTCAGCAGTATGTTGAAATATGCACAAGATCATGACATGCATAAATTCTTTGTGCGCCACATGCCTTGTGTTACTCCAAAATACCAATGGCTGCCGACTTCGAATACTCTCGACGGCCTCTACGATGATACAACCAAGACCTTGTCTGGTATTGACAAGGCCGGGATCGCATGGACGCTATCGGCGTCGAATTCTTTACACTTAGTTGGCTACACCGCAAACTATTTCGCAGGTTTTGTTGGCTGGGTGAAAAATGACCCGAGTATGCTGATCTTCCATGCACGCGACGTTGGCAGCACGAGCTTCCAGGTAAGCGGCATGCCGCTCAAATCCGGCGACGTCGTGTCTGGTAACTTCGATGGTAAAGACTGGTATCTCGTTGGTAAGTCGGGTGAGATCAAGCAATATAGCCGGGATAGCGTGGATTTGCTCTCAGGCGCTTTCATCGGTGTGAGCAACGATTGGGTCAAGCAGCATCAGGCTAACCTGGCTGCAGCGTTGGCACAAACCGCTGAGGCGAACGGTGGCAAGCCTTTTACTGTGCAATGGCAAAGTGGTGAGACACTGCTGACCGGCAATTACTCGCCCAGCTCGCGTACCGTCACGGCCCAATGGCCACCTCATAGCCCAAATGCTGGCGAAATCTGGCAATTCGACGACAATCTGCAGAAATCCCCCCTCCTCGGTGTCAGCAACGACTGGATCTTGGGACACCAGACGAGCCTGGCTTATGACTTGGCGCAGCTTGCCAAAAACAATAAGGTCAGCTCAATCCTGATTCCTCTCTCCGGGAATGCCGATCAAGGCGCGATGGCTTGGTATGACGCCGAACAACAAGCCATCATCGTGAATAAGGGCCCACAGGGCGCGGCCACCTATCTGGGTTACGCTGCTGGGGTCAACTGGTTGTTCGACGCAAAAACCGGTCAGCTGTTTGCCGCCAGCGCAGAACCTGTACATGACTTTCCTGCCGGCACGCTTGCAAACTCGGACGCACTCTACCAAGCAGCACCCGCGGCGGCGGAGCGGATGTTCACTTCCCTGGGCAAGCTGAGCTCGGCGGGTATCGCGGGCAACACAATCGTGGTGGAGACCGACGAAGGGCTGCAACTGGGGATGGACCTGGACCACCCTGGTCAGGCTCGTTTGCTGAAGGTTGGGCCGAAATGGTTGGCTGCACATGGGCTAACCAATAGCGAGGACCCGAATAATGCGAAAATACTAGAGCCGCTGACAAAGCGCTTTGAGTGTGGAGAGGTCGTGCCAGTCTCCTTCAAAACTGGTTTCACTTATTTTTACCGCCCGCAAAGCGGAACGTTCCAGTCTGGCGGCTCTGAGAAGGAACCAGGTGAGTACGTGGGTTTCAATACCACTACTGGAACACTTATTGTTTTCTATCCTACGGCTACGACTAACAATCTGTTTACGGCGGGAGATATCAACTCGGTAAAGCATGCCGTCCGTTATGGGGATGTCGTTGGTTTGGATGGGCTGCGTGAAGAGGACATTGGAAAATTACCCAAGATAGAGGGGGTGAATAGCTACCTGGTCATCACTGACGACGAGCTCACGTTCCGGGTGCAAGGCGACAAACCGCAGGTGTTGGAAGTGGGGCCGAAGTGGTTGGCGGCCCATCAGAGCGACGCCAACGCTTTGCCTGGGTTGCTCCAACGCTACGAGCACGACCAGACGATCCTGCTGCACGATGACAATGGGTACGCCAGCTATGACGTGGCGTCCGGGAAAAGGACCCTGCTGGCCCAACAGCCGGATACCATACCGATGCTACCCACCAGGCCTGGACCGATTCGCCAGGAGCTGCTGGCGCAGGCCATGAGCACCTTCGTGCAGCCGGGTGTGGCGGGCAGTACCTCGGCCACGCCATGGACGACACCGGCCAACGTCGTGGTGCAGGCCTTGCCCTCCGTGCATCCGATGCTACGCCGGGTCTAAGCCAAGTCTCTAGTTCATTAGATCTGTCGATCTCTTTCGGGCGGTGGTTTTTCCACCCGCCCGTTAGGGTTGTGGCCGTGTATCAGTGGTCTTTCATAATGAGACCGGTGATTTCGTTTAAAGAATCGGAGTGTCTATTGCAAGCAATTAAATACAGTGTGTTACCCATAGCCCTTGTATTCTCTTTAATAACCAAGACCGTTGTCGCCGCCGATCTACTCTCGGTGTATCAAGCCGCCCAAACCTACGATACGACCTTTGCGGCGGCGGCCGCGGCGTTACGCGTGGGGCAGGAAAAAAACCAACAAGCCACGGCCTTATGGCTGCCGAAAATCAATTTGACTTCCAACTACGGCCTTAACGATACCGAAGCAAGTCCCAGCCAGAAGTTTCGCAATCAGGATGAACACGCCACGACCTGGGGTTACGGTGTTTCCCTTAGTCAGCCCATTTACGATACGCAGGTCAGTGTCGGCTCCCATCAATTGAATGACCAGGCGAAGTTAGCGGTGGTGCAGTTCGAGAATGCTGCGCAAGAGCTGATTTTGCGGGTGGTCAAAGTGTATTTGGATGTGCTGCTGTCTCAGGACAAGTTGGAGATGGTGCGAGCGCAAAAAGAGGCCGTTTCGCAACAGCTGGATCAGGCCAAGCAAAGCTTTGACGCTGGGGCTTCGACGATTGTCGATATCCAGGAAGCTCAGGCGCGTTATGACGGCATCATCGCTTCTGAAATTGCCGCACAGAATGACCTCGCCGTCAGCCGGAATGCCTTTACCGAATTGACGGGGATGCCCGCCGAGGGCCTGGGGGAGCTCAATCAACACATGGTCGCGCGCGGACCGCAGCCGGCGGACGTCAACGAGTGGTTGGCGCGGGGCGCGGCGAACGGGCTGAAGATCCAGGAGAAACGGATCGCCCTCTCGATTAAAGCAGCCGAGCCCAATAAATATGGGGCCTGGCGAGAGTCGACGGTGAGTTTG harbors:
- a CDS encoding TolC family outer membrane protein codes for the protein MRPVISFKESECLLQAIKYSVLPIALVFSLITKTVVAADLLSVYQAAQTYDTTFAAAAAALRVGQEKNQQATALWLPKINLTSNYGLNDTEASPSQKFRNQDEHATTWGYGVSLSQPIYDTQVSVGSHQLNDQAKLAVVQFENAAQELILRVVKVYLDVLLSQDKLEMVRAQKEAVSQQLDQAKQSFDAGASTIVDIQEAQARYDGIIASEIAAQNDLAVSRNAFTELTGMPAEGLGELNQHMVARGPQPADVNEWLARGAANGLKIQEKRIALSIKAAEPNKYGAWRESTVSLQAGYDDGRKSSTSALTPDQTQSTYIGLKLNVPLYTGGNNSSKLREALAEKEQAEDELETSRRETALEIKRAFLGVTTGASQISALKQALVSAQSSLASTKLGREAGTRTTLDVLNAEQQLYSTRKDLAEARYTYLQNRLKLTASVGELSLHDLQVANAALHS
- a CDS encoding TcdA/TcdB pore-forming domain-containing protein; its protein translation is MRQSWETLQQALQSLKTRDDYQAFIKANRQYFPPMGASDANNWLGMKGNAWADFTRDRFQEIDAARREISSRTNVADGLKKYEQSLDSLISYFNKEAFKVPPGDPRFKDTAAMAYQIDRFAGLNVLDYARAEVYSGAQQYYRDNKANGTSAPASSDEILDYWKSILGKDEPVSRIASILGKDKSWIENHSISDLQRLAVSMGDAGSFGLMTEILEERIEKAKKWMDVDYKDFREKLGTGGGQKTGRGEIKMSQMYYENRLGLYSGKCYAFSVLYAMAMVENGGKGVEALFSELEENADRYMGVTVRDNKMSDFRNRLDFIYYSPEVSNVLGKGHAGKGVDGEYSLKNIFNDLAKEGSHASYMIGTGSHAMVLATLVDANGTRKYMFFDPNYGSIPFTNLDVALSKVTQYLASKKDTYNVKMVNGEVRLDVTKLSKDRVEKLSALNMTGASTGKLGDIDGIGRMPPPYAGAMPGNDPEATVRQTLDAQRQGEELVKGLGEVMHQSNLDEHTWAPLLQSYDDTTHELTFTDTQSAAHEVKTVKVEDSRLREALHYVRDLPAKIKKGLTIEHGHFKPIEGVSHLDGMEALNAGMAMQTIIELMHAQHRNEETEEGKKAEGFSESLAKTLEAHVWVNVTGSAIATVKDFSKLGGLVGDLLKEGGEWTKLGEGLAKVGEAVGKVTEALGTTVDVVNVGFDIAELAQAETYEQKVSSGVQLGLDSLNLGVGAAGMIAAEVGAATAGAFLGALAVPLAGLGIGIGALVEDLVALYAEHYKISGAFDQLSANYQAKGYKLDDQGNMIPLDGVTISELDLVHNTVTFGKNTFKSDYDKLQWDLHEGFGVNGGKQNRHAWDTVQLEDKYKGRKVVVLPFAPNQTSSLNYDPMVGGTTGTALFNMNGKEVMKDDGTMGTIVFSPRQGKVMSYSEWRREFFNTRVDVQLGKDSVSLVMPAMKHLDPGGIAYKPPYAMNYSIHGDGGQYTLNVSNYGQAWLYEQDANAPSTWVLYDQKNGDIRFDGGYVHIGTATVWLEKPAATKLYVYRQNGEVIHIDMSDVNKPKTEVVDFIADNKYVQAHIYRNRYSSLIEDLDEKVRSLNLGSATVNWQLDGKAMTGHFVRGTKYVTVFWPDDGTASAGTIWHYRPNRIAAKRMEGEGLGGGFWDPEHSTALSDDAFAGFHADYFKQHPNTSLGDLVSEANRRGVKDFDVVGMPVQGQLMSGRYSAQSKSLVSVDKQGQIWDLMTGVTPAVAIIGFTEEWFKAHLGQSFQNLLNQMEQLAHSRSGFDVIGMPGMSAGDGPLNGHYDTKTKIFTATKPDGVIFGYNNSTHELELPGFDTTWFKNNGGTAENMFSSMLKYAQDHDMHKFFVRHMPCVTPKYQWLPTSNTLDGLYDDTTKTLSGIDKAGIAWTLSASNSLHLVGYTANYFAGFVGWVKNDPSMLIFHARDVGSTSFQVSGMPLKSGDVVSGNFDGKDWYLVGKSGEIKQYSRDSVDLLSGAFIGVSNDWVKQHQANLAAALAQTAEANGGKPFTVQWQSGETLLTGNYSPSSRTVTAQWPPHSPNAGEIWQFDDNLQKSPLLGVSNDWILGHQTSLAYDLAQLAKNNKVSSILIPLSGNADQGAMAWYDAEQQAIIVNKGPQGAATYLGYAAGVNWLFDAKTGQLFAASAEPVHDFPAGTLANSDALYQAAPAAAERMFTSLGKLSSAGIAGNTIVVETDEGLQLGMDLDHPGQARLLKVGPKWLAAHGLTNSEDPNNAKILEPLTKRFECGEVVPVSFKTGFTYFYRPQSGTFQSGGSEKEPGEYVGFNTTTGTLIVFYPTATTNNLFTAGDINSVKHAVRYGDVVGLDGLREEDIGKLPKIEGVNSYLVITDDELTFRVQGDKPQVLEVGPKWLAAHQSDANALPGLLQRYEHDQTILLHDDNGYASYDVASGKRTLLAQQPDTIPMLPTRPGPIRQELLAQAMSTFVQPGVAGSTSATPWTTPANVVVQALPSVHPMLRRV